The following nucleotide sequence is from Streptomyces pactum.
GCGGTGATGGTCGGGACGGTCTTCGCGCTGTACCGGTTCTTCCGCCGCCGCGGCTGGCTGTGACCGGGCGCCCGCACCCGGCGGCGACCGACGCGGGCCGCCCGGGGGTGACCGGCCCGGGCCGTCCCGGAAGGTGACCGGCGGACGCCGACCCGGGGGCGACCGGCCGCGGGCGCACGTGGCTCCGCCGCCGTGTGCCGCCCCGCCCGGTGGTGCGGCCGTCAGGCGAATTCGGGCTCGGTGGTGGGGGCCGTGCCCAGCGCGTCGCGCCGCTCCGGCATCCGCAGCGTCACCATCCGGCGCCAGCCGCCGAGGCGCTCGGCGGCGTACAGGGCGTGGACGCCGGCCGCGAGCACCGCGGACTTGGCGCGCGGCCAGCCCAGGAGGTCGCCCATGCGGCGCATCACGGCGAGGCCGACATCCCGGTAGACCACGGTCTCGGCGAGCGCGCTCTCCCGGAGGGTGGCCTGGATGAGCCTGCCGTGCCCGGCGGCGGCCAGCCGCAGCAGCTCCTCGTGGCAGTAGGCGAGGTGGTTGTCCTCGTCGTCGGAGATCATCCGGACCGCCCGGCCGATGTCCGGGTGGTCGCCGAAGTACTTGCGCAGCATCCGCATCTGGGCCGACGCGCGCTCCTCGGTGACCCGGCTGTGCGCCAGGTAGACGATGATGTCCCGCTCGGTCAGCGGCTCGTCCCGGCGCAGCTTGTCGTGGGCCAGCCCGATGCCGCGGGCCTCCAGCAGCATGGTGTAGTCGGCCTCCGGCGGCACCTCGACCGGCTCCAGTCCGCGCTTGCGCAGCAGCGCGTTGAAGATGCGTCCGTGCTTGTCCTCGTCCGCGCCGTGGCGCGCGATCTTCGGGGCGAGGTGCCGGGCGCCCGGCGGTACCAGGGCGGCGATCCGGCCGTTCTCCCAGCCGCCCTGCGCCTCACCGCTCGCCGCGATGGAGCAGAAGAGCTGGAAGGACCGGTCGTCGTCGAGTATCTCGGTGAACACGCTTTTCGCCGTGAGCATCAGCCACCTCCGTGCGACATCCGCGCAGGAACCCAGTGAACGTCCGGTGCGGTGGCGGGGCAACAGCTGACCGGCGGGGCCGGGCCGGACGGAGGAATCCGGCACCCGTCCGGCCGCCGCCCGGTGGCGGGCCGCCGTGGAGCGGGGTGCGGAAACCGCCCCCGGAACTGACCGGACGGGGCCCGGGTGCGGGGCCCGGTGCAGCCCGTCCACGGCTCCGGGGCAGGGACGGTACGGGCCGGCCGGGTACGGCCCGTGACCGGTGTGGCCCGGGACGCCGAGGCGAAGCGGGGGGCGGGGCCGGGGGCGGGGGCCGTAACCGCCCGCGGGCCCCGGCGTTGAGCCGGGTGCCGGCCGTGGCGGGGAAGCCCCCGAGCCCCCACCACGGCCGCGCGGCGTGGCGCCTGGCGCCGTCAGGCGAGGCCGGCCCGCTCCAGCGCCTCGGTGCCCGCGCGCAGGGCGGCGACCCGCTCGTCGAGGGTGAAGCCCGCCGGGGCGAGGGTGAGGGTGGTGACGCCGGCCTCCGCATAGCGCCGCATGCCGTCCGCTATCCGGTCCACCGAGCCCAGCAGGGTGGTGGAGTCGATCAGCTTCTCCGGGATGGCCGCGGCGGCGCCGTCCTTGTCGCCGGCCAGGTACTTGTCCTGGATCTCGGTGGCCTCCTTCTCGTACCCCATGCGCCGGGCGAGCTGGTTGTAGAAGTTCTGCTTGCGGCTGCCCATGCCGCCCACGTACAGGGCGGTGTACGGGCGGAAGGTGTCGGCGAGCGCGCTGACGTCCTTGTCCTCGCCGAGGGCGAGCGGCACGGTCGGGCAGACGTCGAAGCCCTCCATGGTCAGGCCCGCCTTCTCCCGCCCGGCCCGCAGGTGGCTGATGGCGGTCTCCTCCAGGTGCTCGGCGGACGGGAAGATCAGCAGCGCGCCGTCGGCGATCTCACCGGTCTGCCGGAGGTTCTTGGGGCCGATCGCCGCGATGTACAGCGGGATGTGCTCGCGCTCGGGGTGCACGGTGAGCTTGAGGGCCTTGCCGGGGCCGCCGGGCAGCGGCAGCGTCCAGTGCTCGCCCTCGTAGGACAGCCGCTCGCGGGACATCGCCTTGCGGACGATCTCGACGTACTCGCGGGTGCGGGCGAGCGGCTTGTCGAACTTCACCCCGTACCAGCCCTCGGAGACCTGCGGGCCGGAGACGCCCAGGCCGAGCCGGAACCGGCCGCCGGAGAGCGAGTCCAGGGTGGCGGCGGTCATCGCGGTCATCGCGGGGGTGCGGGCGGGGATCTGGAAGATGGCCGAGCCCACGTCGATCCGTTCGGTCTGGGCCGCCACCCAGGAGAGCACGGTGGGCGCGTCGGAGCCGTACGCCTCGGCGGCCCAGCAGACCGAGTAGCCGAGGCGGTCGGCCTCCCGGGCCACCGCGAGGTTGTCCGCGTCCATCCCGGCGCCCCAGTACCCCAGGTTGATCCCGAGCTTCATGAACTCCCCTTACCGATGAGTAACGTCCCTTTCGGGGGACTCTAGCGCGCCTCGCACCGGTACGGCAGTGCCACGTTGTCCACAGGGCGGCACGGGTGATCGGCCGCCCCAGTAATCTCGACGTCCATGGAGCTAAGGCACCTCGGCCGCACCGGTCTGCGCGTGTCCCGGATCGGGCTCGGCACGCTCACCTGGGGACGGGACACCGACGAACACGACGCCGCCGAACAGCTCAAGGTGTTCTGGGACGCGGGAGGCACCCTGGTGGACACCGCGGACGTCTACGCCGACGGCGGTGCCGAGTATCTGCTCGGGCAGCTGCTGGAGGACCTGGTGCCGCGCCGGGACCTGGTCATCGCCACCAAGGCGGGCAGCGTGCCCGACCCCGACCGGCGCTTCGACGGCTCCCGGGGCCACCTGCTCGAAGCGCTGGACGCCTCGCTGGAGCGGCTGGGCACGGACTACGTGGATCTGTGGCAGGTCCACGCGTTCGACCCGATGACGCCGCTGGAGGAGACCCTGCAGGCCCTGGACATCGCGGTGAGCAGCGGCCGGGCGCGCTACGTCGGGGTGTCGAACTTCTGCGGCTGGCAGCTCGCCAAGGCCGCGACCTGGCAGCTCGCCGACCCCGGCGGACGGACCCGGCTGGCCAGCACCCAGATGGAGTACTCGCTGCTCCAGCGCGGGATCGAACGGGAGGTGCTGCCCGCCGCGCTCGACCTGGGGGTGGGCCTGCTGCCGTCCTCGCCGCTGGGCCGCGGGGTGCTGACCGGGAAGTACCGGCACGCCACCCCCGCCGACTCGCGGGGCGCCTCCGAGCACCTGGCCCCGTTCGTCGCCCCCTACCTGGACGAGGAGGCGAGCCGGATCGTGGATGCGGTGACCACCGCCGCGGACGGTCTGGCGACCACCGCCCTGCAGGTGGCCCTCGCCTGGGTGCGGGACCGCCCGGGAGTCGCCGCCCCGATCGTCGGGGCGCGCAACGCGCAGCAGCTCAGAGCGGCGCTGTCGGTGGAGGCGCTTAGTCTTCCCCCCGAGATCTGCCGGGCGCTGGACGACGTGTCGGCGCCCGTGCACCGCTACCCCGACCAGGACTGGAGCACCCTGTGAGCACCGACCGCCCCGACGGCGAGGCCGCCACCGCCCCCGAGGAGGAGCCCGCGCACGACAGCGGGTCCGCCGCCGAGGAGCGGCCCGCCCCGGCGGGGGCGGCGTCCGGCGCGGACGCCGCCGGCCCGGACGGCGGCGCGGCGTCCGGGCCGGAGACCGGCGAGCCGGTGGCCGGGGGCGCCGGAGAGCCGGGCGAGCCGGGGCGGGCCGACGAACCCGGCGGCGCGGAGAGCGACACGGAGGACGCCGGCGGGCCCGGCGACGGCGCGGGGCCGGGTGCCGGCGGCCCGGAACCCACGGGTGGCGCCACGGAGCCCGGAACCGCAGGCACGCAAGCCGCGGCCGGTGCCGGGGAGGCCCGGACCGGTGCCGGGGAGGCCCGGACCGGTGCCGGGGAGGCCCGGCCGGGCTCCGGGGAGAGCCGGAGCGGCGGCGCGTCCGCCGAGGGCGCCGGGGCGGCGTCCGGGACCGCTGCCGGGGCGCCCGCGGGTCCGGGGGCACCGCAGGGCGCACCCCGCGGCGGGCGTTCGGCCGCCGCCGAGGCGCTGGCCGCGGCGGTCCGCGCGGTGGAGCGCGGCGAACGCCCGGCGGCCTCCTTCTTCACCGAGCGGTCCGGCCCCGGCCCGGCCGCACCTGCGGCCCGGCCCGCCGCCGCACCGCCCCGGCCGCCCGCGGGCCCGGCGCCGGCCGGTGCCGCGCCGACCGGTCCCGCGCCGGCCCCGGGCGGCGGCACGGTGGCCGCCCCGGCGTCCGGTGCGCGGCGGGCCGGTGGCCGGGCCGCGCTCGCCGACGCCGCCGGGGTGCGGGAGGTGCTCGCCGCGGGCGGCGCCCCGGAGCAGCTGGCCGTGCCGGTCGCCGAGGCGCTCGGGGAGCGGGCCGCCGCCGCGCTGCGGGAGGACCCCTGGCAGCTGCTCGGGGTGCCGCGGGTCCGCCCCGAGCAGGCCGACTCCTTCGCCCGGGCGCTGCTCGGCCCGGAGTGCGGCCCCGGTGACGAGCGGCGGGCGCAGGCCCTGGTGCGCTGGCTGCTGACGCGGGCGGCGCTGGAGGGCCACACCGCGCTGCCGGCGGGCACGGTGCGCCGGGCGCTGGCCGACCGGGCCGTCCCCGACCCCGACGAGGCGCTGCGCGCCGCGGTGGGCGCCGGTGACGTGCTGGTGTTCCAGGACGCCCTGGACCGTCTGCCCGGCGCCCGCCCGGCCGGCCCGGACGCGGACGAGGAGGCCCCCGCGGTGCGGGTGCTGCTCGGCCTGGACCGGTTCGCGCTGGCCGAGGAGAGCCTCGCCGACGGCCTCGCCCGGCTGGTCAACACCGCCGTGGACCCCGGGACCGCGGCGGTCCCGGCGGACGGCGCGGACGAGCGGGGCGGCCCGGAGGGCGCGGCGGGCGCGGATCCG
It contains:
- a CDS encoding ferritin-like domain-containing protein gives rise to the protein MLTAKSVFTEILDDDRSFQLFCSIAASGEAQGGWENGRIAALVPPGARHLAPKIARHGADEDKHGRIFNALLRKRGLEPVEVPPEADYTMLLEARGIGLAHDKLRRDEPLTERDIIVYLAHSRVTEERASAQMRMLRKYFGDHPDIGRAVRMISDDEDNHLAYCHEELLRLAAAGHGRLIQATLRESALAETVVYRDVGLAVMRRMGDLLGWPRAKSAVLAAGVHALYAAERLGGWRRMVTLRMPERRDALGTAPTTEPEFA
- a CDS encoding helix-hairpin-helix domain-containing protein, producing MSTDRPDGEAATAPEEEPAHDSGSAAEERPAPAGAASGADAAGPDGGAASGPETGEPVAGGAGEPGEPGRADEPGGAESDTEDAGGPGDGAGPGAGGPEPTGGATEPGTAGTQAAAGAGEARTGAGEARTGAGEARPGSGESRSGGASAEGAGAASGTAAGAPAGPGAPQGAPRGGRSAAAEALAAAVRAVERGERPAASFFTERSGPGPAAPAARPAAAPPRPPAGPAPAGAAPTGPAPAPGGGTVAAPASGARRAGGRAALADAAGVREVLAAGGAPEQLAVPVAEALGERAAAALREDPWQLLGVPRVRPEQADSFARALLGPECGPGDERRAQALVRWLLTRAALEGHTALPAGTVRRALADRAVPDPDEALRAAVGAGDVLVFQDALDRLPGARPAGPDADEEAPAVRVLLGLDRFALAEESLADGLARLVNTAVDPGTAAVPADGADERGGPEGAAGADPAGAQAAAWEAAAAASGSPSAAELIRAAAGHGLVAHSGGEAARAEPVALVAAARAMGLRAYLAAHSEDGRRRLAAALAAASAGGGDGGPAAGDLPDPAAVTVAGLLSGGQGPGRDAEGALAVDLVAVVDAPQLDVETAAMLVESLPDGARLVLSGDPGVLWSAGPGRVFADLLAARCCPQVVSRTPDPGPIGELVSGIGVGELTEVAAPGREVVTVPVRDAGEAVHRTVQLVADSVPRVIGVPAGEVQVITVGHGGAAGTRVLNRALKERLNPGPGRFGGFDPGDRVVHVPAPGHVLPGTVVSADAEGLRLDCAGTRLVVPREEVPDGVRHGWAITAHQAAGQRWPAAVVVLPGDAAAGLTRSWVYTAFGRAERHLSVVHGAGEALPRAVAQVPAKERTTRLRSLLEAQGPLAG
- a CDS encoding aldo/keto reductase, whose translation is MELRHLGRTGLRVSRIGLGTLTWGRDTDEHDAAEQLKVFWDAGGTLVDTADVYADGGAEYLLGQLLEDLVPRRDLVIATKAGSVPDPDRRFDGSRGHLLEALDASLERLGTDYVDLWQVHAFDPMTPLEETLQALDIAVSSGRARYVGVSNFCGWQLAKAATWQLADPGGRTRLASTQMEYSLLQRGIEREVLPAALDLGVGLLPSSPLGRGVLTGKYRHATPADSRGASEHLAPFVAPYLDEEASRIVDAVTTAADGLATTALQVALAWVRDRPGVAAPIVGARNAQQLRAALSVEALSLPPEICRALDDVSAPVHRYPDQDWSTL
- a CDS encoding LLM class F420-dependent oxidoreductase, whose product is MKLGINLGYWGAGMDADNLAVAREADRLGYSVCWAAEAYGSDAPTVLSWVAAQTERIDVGSAIFQIPARTPAMTAMTAATLDSLSGGRFRLGLGVSGPQVSEGWYGVKFDKPLARTREYVEIVRKAMSRERLSYEGEHWTLPLPGGPGKALKLTVHPEREHIPLYIAAIGPKNLRQTGEIADGALLIFPSAEHLEETAISHLRAGREKAGLTMEGFDVCPTVPLALGEDKDVSALADTFRPYTALYVGGMGSRKQNFYNQLARRMGYEKEATEIQDKYLAGDKDGAAAAIPEKLIDSTTLLGSVDRIADGMRRYAEAGVTTLTLAPAGFTLDERVAALRAGTEALERAGLA